Proteins from one Natrinema salinisoli genomic window:
- a CDS encoding FAD-binding and (Fe-S)-binding domain-containing protein, with amino-acid sequence MALEHRDHARSAEGAVAREDDRSLPAALRAAVDGDVRFDEYTRVLYATDGSIYSAQPAGVVFPRDTDDVRAAMRVAADHGVPVLPRGAGSSLAGQTVGPGCVVLDLSRHMDGILNIDPNERTAVVQPGVVQDDLDAALEPHGLRFAPDPASSNRATIGGGIGNNSTGAHSVRYGITDAYVDECAVVLADGSLIRTRDIVLDSPEWDRIVSKDDREAELYRTVRALVEDNADEIESRYPDLKRSVSGYNLQKVIREGEESEAVTAASDGRAGEAREEGTRIINLSKLLVGAEGTLGVVVEATLSLVTRPEETALAVYCYDDLLEALAAVPDALELEASAVELMDREVFRLAAESAEYAEYAEPIPDGTEAALMLEFDSEVVDDLSDAIGGATTALVDGGNAFGSIEAFSQAKQDRLWKLRKAAIPLLMSMEGDPKPYPFVEDASVPPDELAAYVAGFQEILENHDTTAAYFAHAGVGTLHIRPVLNLKDGDDVEKMRAIADDVTDLVREHNGSFSGEHGDGLARTEFNPKLYGPDLWEAFQDLKSAFDPDWRLNPGKVVYREDDPTDIREHLRYGPDYASLEPQTTLDFDDEGGFSHLVELCNGCGTCRQTDGDVMCPTYRATEEEIATTRGRANLLRAAISGEIDPEELYGEQFQAEVLDLCIGCKGCQSDCPTGVDLAKLKAEVKHQYHDREGTSLRERLFANVDRLAAIGSTLAPVANRATELPGARTALEKTLGIAADRTLPTFRRESLVDWFEGRGSRVDPESATAGVVLFPDTDTNYSNPELGKAAVEVLEATGIHVTIPDLGPTGRAAYSTGMLDDAAEQGRALLDDLEPYLDRGWSVLFVEPSDAAMVVDEYRSLLGDDRVETLASNAYGVCEYLDEHRLDEELSFDRSATAEAQLTFHGHCHQKARGADHHAVGVLRRAGYAVDPVDSGCCGMAGSFGYEADHYDLSAAIGSLLREKLEASGARDSASNRSQPDEETTVVAPGTSCRTQIGDFEGYDRPAHPVELLARGLEP; translated from the coding sequence ATGGCACTTGAGCACAGGGACCACGCTCGTTCCGCCGAGGGTGCAGTGGCACGTGAGGACGACCGCTCGCTTCCGGCGGCCCTCCGCGCGGCCGTCGACGGCGACGTGCGGTTCGACGAGTACACGCGCGTCCTCTACGCGACGGACGGCAGCATTTACAGCGCCCAGCCGGCCGGGGTCGTCTTTCCGCGGGATACCGACGACGTCCGCGCGGCGATGCGCGTCGCGGCCGACCACGGTGTGCCGGTCCTCCCGCGCGGAGCCGGCTCGTCGCTCGCCGGACAGACGGTCGGTCCCGGCTGTGTCGTCCTCGATCTGTCGCGCCACATGGATGGGATCCTGAATATCGACCCCAACGAACGGACCGCCGTCGTCCAGCCGGGCGTCGTACAGGACGATCTCGACGCCGCACTCGAGCCCCACGGCCTCCGCTTCGCGCCCGACCCCGCCTCCTCGAACCGGGCGACAATCGGCGGCGGGATCGGGAACAACTCGACCGGCGCTCACTCGGTCCGCTACGGTATCACGGACGCCTACGTCGACGAGTGCGCGGTCGTCCTCGCGGACGGCTCGTTGATTCGAACTCGAGATATCGTCCTCGACAGCCCCGAGTGGGATCGAATCGTGTCGAAGGACGATCGCGAGGCCGAACTCTACCGGACGGTCCGAGCGCTCGTCGAGGACAACGCCGACGAAATCGAGTCGCGGTATCCGGACCTCAAACGGAGCGTCAGCGGGTACAACCTGCAGAAGGTGATCCGGGAAGGCGAGGAGAGCGAGGCGGTGACAGCCGCCTCGGACGGCCGAGCGGGCGAGGCCCGCGAGGAGGGTACTCGGATCATCAACCTCTCGAAACTGCTCGTCGGAGCGGAAGGCACCCTCGGCGTCGTCGTCGAGGCCACGCTCTCCCTCGTGACCCGGCCCGAGGAGACCGCGCTCGCGGTCTACTGTTACGACGACCTGCTCGAGGCGCTGGCCGCGGTCCCGGACGCCCTCGAGCTCGAGGCCAGCGCCGTGGAACTCATGGATCGAGAGGTGTTCCGGCTCGCCGCGGAGTCGGCGGAGTACGCCGAGTACGCGGAGCCCATTCCCGACGGGACCGAGGCGGCGTTGATGCTCGAGTTCGATTCCGAGGTCGTCGACGACCTGTCGGACGCGATCGGGGGCGCGACGACCGCGCTGGTCGACGGGGGAAACGCGTTCGGCTCGATCGAAGCGTTCTCGCAGGCGAAACAGGATCGCCTCTGGAAGCTCCGGAAGGCCGCAATCCCGCTGTTGATGAGCATGGAGGGCGACCCGAAGCCGTACCCGTTCGTCGAAGACGCCTCCGTGCCCCCGGACGAGCTCGCAGCGTACGTCGCGGGCTTTCAGGAGATCCTCGAGAACCACGACACGACGGCGGCCTACTTCGCACACGCGGGGGTCGGCACGCTCCACATCCGGCCGGTGTTGAACCTCAAAGACGGGGACGACGTCGAGAAGATGCGCGCGATCGCCGACGACGTCACCGACCTCGTCCGCGAGCACAACGGCTCCTTTTCGGGCGAACACGGCGACGGCCTCGCGCGGACGGAGTTCAACCCCAAGCTGTACGGCCCCGACCTCTGGGAAGCCTTTCAGGACCTCAAGTCCGCGTTCGATCCCGACTGGCGGCTGAATCCCGGAAAGGTCGTGTATCGGGAGGACGACCCCACGGACATTCGCGAGCATCTCCGATACGGGCCGGACTACGCCTCGCTCGAGCCGCAGACGACGCTCGATTTCGACGACGAGGGCGGATTTTCCCACCTCGTGGAGCTCTGTAACGGCTGTGGCACCTGCCGGCAGACCGACGGCGACGTGATGTGTCCGACGTACCGAGCGACCGAGGAAGAGATCGCGACCACGCGAGGGCGAGCGAACCTGCTCCGGGCGGCGATCAGCGGCGAGATCGACCCCGAGGAACTCTACGGCGAGCAGTTCCAAGCGGAAGTGCTCGACCTCTGTATCGGCTGCAAGGGCTGTCAGAGCGACTGTCCCACCGGAGTCGACCTCGCGAAGCTCAAGGCCGAAGTCAAACACCAGTACCACGACCGCGAGGGGACGAGTCTCCGGGAACGCCTGTTCGCGAACGTCGACCGGCTGGCCGCGATCGGAAGCACCCTCGCGCCGGTCGCCAACCGCGCGACCGAACTGCCGGGTGCGCGGACCGCGCTCGAGAAGACCCTCGGGATCGCGGCCGATCGAACGCTACCGACGTTTCGGCGGGAGTCGCTGGTCGACTGGTTCGAGGGGCGAGGCTCCCGGGTCGACCCCGAAAGCGCGACCGCGGGGGTCGTCCTCTTCCCCGATACGGACACGAATTACTCGAACCCCGAACTCGGGAAGGCCGCCGTCGAAGTCCTCGAGGCCACCGGTATCCACGTCACTATCCCCGACCTCGGTCCAACCGGGCGGGCGGCGTACTCAACGGGGATGCTCGACGACGCTGCGGAACAGGGGCGGGCACTCCTGGACGACCTCGAGCCGTACCTCGACCGGGGCTGGTCCGTGCTGTTCGTCGAACCCTCGGACGCAGCCATGGTCGTCGACGAGTACCGGTCGTTGCTCGGGGACGACCGAGTCGAGACGCTCGCGTCGAACGCGTACGGCGTCTGCGAGTACCTCGACGAACATCGGCTGGACGAGGAGCTGTCGTTCGATCGGTCCGCGACCGCGGAGGCGCAACTGACGTTCCACGGCCACTGCCACCAGAAGGCTCGCGGCGCGGACCACCACGCAGTCGGTGTGCTCCGGCGAGCGGGATACGCCGTCGACCCCGTCGATTCGGGCTGCTGTGGCATGGCCGGCAGCTTCGGCTACGAGGCCGACCACTACGACCTCTCGGCGGCGATCGGCTCGTTGCTTCGGGAGAAACTCGAGGCGAGCGGGGCTCGCGATTCAGCGAGCAATCGGTCGCAACCGGACGAGGAGACGACCGTCGTCGCACCGGGCACCTCCTGTCGGACCCAGATCGGTGACTTCGAAGGCTACGATCGACCGGCCCATCCCGTCGAATTGCTCGCGCGGGGGCTCGAGCCGTAG
- the purF gene encoding amidophosphoribosyltransferase yields MTEKCGVVGVSLDGRNAARPLYYALYALQHRGQESAGIVTHDGFQQHSHVEMGLVGDAFDEDDLDTLNGSAGIGHVRYPTAGSVDSSCAQPFSVSFKSGSLGLSHNGNLVNADEIRDELAGAGHAFTSDGDTEVIAHDLARNLLEEDLVRAVKHTMGRIHGSYSLTITHDDTVLGVRDPEGNRPLCIGKLEDGYILASESAAIDTLDGELVRDVRPGELVVLQDDGEGFDSYQLVENENTAHCFFEHVYFARPDSVIDDTLVYEARRNLGRKLWEESGVETDVVMPVPDSGRAFAAGYADAASETTADGERRAADDDGVEFAEGLMKNRYVGRTFIMPTQDERERAVRLKLNPIKSTIEGKTVTVIDDSIVRGTTSTQLVQLLKDCGAEEVHVRIGAPAIVAPCYMGIDMATREELIASDKSTAEIRDEIDADSLAYLSTDAVAEVLEKDRIDLCLGCVTGEYPYDIDGEETDRDVSRPDTVGEQVPADD; encoded by the coding sequence ATGACCGAAAAGTGCGGCGTCGTCGGCGTCTCACTGGACGGTCGAAACGCGGCACGTCCGTTGTACTATGCGCTCTATGCACTCCAGCATCGCGGCCAGGAATCCGCGGGGATCGTTACCCACGACGGATTCCAACAACACAGCCACGTCGAAATGGGGCTCGTGGGAGACGCCTTCGACGAGGACGATCTCGACACGCTCAACGGATCCGCAGGGATCGGCCACGTCCGGTATCCGACGGCCGGCTCGGTCGACTCCTCCTGCGCACAGCCCTTCTCCGTCTCGTTCAAGAGCGGCTCGCTCGGGCTCTCCCACAACGGCAACCTCGTCAACGCCGACGAGATCCGCGACGAACTCGCCGGCGCGGGACACGCCTTCACCAGCGACGGCGACACCGAGGTCATCGCCCACGACCTCGCGCGGAACCTCCTGGAGGAGGACCTCGTACGGGCCGTCAAACACACGATGGGCCGCATTCACGGCTCCTACTCGCTGACAATCACCCACGACGACACCGTCCTCGGCGTGCGCGATCCGGAAGGGAATCGCCCGCTGTGTATCGGGAAACTCGAGGATGGCTACATCCTCGCCTCGGAGTCGGCCGCGATCGACACGCTCGACGGCGAACTCGTCCGCGACGTTCGACCGGGCGAACTGGTGGTCCTGCAGGACGACGGCGAGGGCTTCGACTCCTACCAACTCGTCGAGAACGAGAACACCGCACACTGCTTCTTCGAACACGTCTACTTCGCGCGACCCGACAGCGTCATCGACGACACGCTCGTCTACGAGGCGCGACGCAACCTCGGACGGAAGCTCTGGGAGGAAAGCGGCGTCGAGACGGACGTCGTGATGCCCGTCCCCGACTCCGGGCGCGCGTTCGCCGCCGGCTATGCGGACGCCGCGAGCGAGACGACCGCCGACGGCGAGCGACGAGCCGCGGACGACGACGGCGTCGAGTTCGCGGAGGGACTAATGAAGAACCGCTACGTCGGCCGCACGTTCATCATGCCGACGCAGGACGAGCGCGAACGCGCGGTGCGGTTGAAGCTCAACCCGATCAAGTCAACGATCGAGGGCAAGACCGTCACCGTCATCGACGACTCGATCGTCCGCGGGACGACCTCGACCCAGCTCGTCCAGCTGCTCAAGGACTGCGGGGCCGAGGAGGTCCACGTCCGCATCGGCGCCCCCGCGATCGTCGCCCCCTGTTACATGGGGATCGACATGGCCACCCGCGAGGAACTGATCGCGTCGGACAAATCCACCGCCGAGATCCGCGACGAGATAGACGCCGACAGCCTCGCCTACCTCTCGACCGACGCCGTCGCCGAGGTCCTCGAGAAGGACCGCATCGATCTCTGTCTGGGCTGCGTGACGGGAGAGTACCCCTACGATATCGACGGCGAGGAAACCGACCGCGACGTCAGTCGTCCCGACACCGTCGGGGAACAGGTCCCCGCGGACGACTGA
- a CDS encoding DUF6735 family protein gives MGHRALVAYGRPDRLYDLRYSHWGGEDLTLATEITAATPLAGGAIEGSLVADSIARDRILSNYLDPCVYEALYLVDPAADYEVDPYRVCWLEWGDGRDGGRGAIVATRPDDSTVGRWFRATKTALADIVEMGALSRRAAQAYLEARVCEERNGILYTYEESIEDGDPTYTPTPDRWLERDRRESDGPTDGIDESDE, from the coding sequence ATGGGACATAGAGCGCTCGTCGCCTACGGGCGACCGGATCGGCTCTACGATCTGCGCTACAGTCACTGGGGCGGCGAGGACCTCACACTCGCGACCGAGATCACTGCGGCGACGCCGCTCGCCGGCGGCGCGATCGAGGGCTCCCTGGTAGCGGATTCGATCGCCCGCGATCGGATCCTCTCCAACTATCTCGACCCCTGTGTGTACGAGGCACTGTACCTCGTCGATCCGGCAGCGGACTACGAGGTCGACCCCTACCGGGTCTGTTGGCTGGAGTGGGGTGACGGCCGCGACGGCGGCCGCGGGGCGATCGTTGCGACCCGGCCCGACGACAGCACCGTCGGGCGCTGGTTTCGCGCGACCAAGACCGCCCTGGCCGATATTGTCGAGATGGGGGCGCTCTCGCGACGGGCCGCACAGGCGTATCTCGAGGCGCGCGTGTGCGAGGAGCGAAACGGGATCCTCTATACCTACGAGGAGTCGATCGAAGACGGCGACCCGACGTATACGCCCACACCTGACCGCTGGCTCGAGCGTGACCGTCGGGAGAGCGATGGACCGACGGACGGTATCGACGAATCCGACGAGTAA
- a CDS encoding HTTM domain-containing protein — protein MTAASSESTTATDADASRLASFRTRVRSRFGIDPRALAAFRIGLGLVVLFDLLFLRAPGLVAFYTDEGVLPRSTLAETTPVLARWSLHALSGSVWIQALLLGATGVLAACVLVGYRHRLAALGTALLLASLHARNPYLVNGGDTILLSLLAFAALLPLEMRWSLRPRRSGTRGTSDSRRDDDRVVSVATAILLLHVVVIYAINAILKFQSEAWMAGVGAQRILQLEDFVYLLGPAMAEVPAVLVAINWLWTATLAASVLLVLATGWLRTATVAAFVAAHLGMAVTMRLGAFPFVMVAVLLVFLPPQFWDRVDRYGSTAGLGQRLESFVTGARIDRKRESASEENAAAGAASSGTVLSPGLRRSVRLAASVLLVCVFVAIVGWQVAAAGLVDTPVSGDDSTLGSASWAFFAPDPPDSYSWYVVEATDESGESTDLVTGGPVTFDRPPNAMDRYPSTLWKRYGTKAQGTGDPVLESAGAYFCDRAPGGIESVTIYRVEQPVDADGPVGKPIPHQRVSRAC, from the coding sequence ATGACAGCGGCATCATCCGAATCGACGACCGCGACCGACGCTGACGCGTCGAGGCTCGCATCGTTTCGAACGCGTGTTCGGTCGCGTTTCGGGATCGACCCGCGAGCGCTCGCTGCGTTCCGAATCGGACTCGGACTCGTCGTCCTGTTCGATCTGCTTTTCCTCCGGGCTCCGGGTCTGGTGGCGTTCTACACGGACGAGGGTGTCCTCCCCCGATCCACACTCGCGGAGACGACGCCGGTACTCGCCCGGTGGTCGCTCCACGCCCTGTCGGGCTCGGTCTGGATACAGGCCCTGTTGCTCGGGGCGACCGGTGTCCTCGCGGCCTGCGTGCTCGTCGGCTACAGGCACCGACTCGCGGCTCTCGGCACGGCGCTCCTCCTCGCGTCGCTGCACGCGCGCAACCCGTATCTGGTCAACGGAGGGGACACGATTCTCCTCTCGCTGCTCGCTTTCGCGGCACTCCTCCCGCTCGAGATGCGGTGGTCGCTTCGTCCGCGTCGCTCCGGGACCCGGGGTACCAGCGATTCACGTCGTGATGACGACCGCGTCGTTTCGGTCGCGACTGCGATCCTCCTCCTGCACGTCGTCGTCATCTACGCGATCAACGCGATCCTCAAGTTCCAGAGCGAGGCCTGGATGGCCGGCGTCGGAGCTCAGCGGATCTTGCAGCTCGAGGATTTCGTCTATCTGTTGGGGCCGGCGATGGCGGAGGTTCCCGCCGTCCTAGTCGCGATCAACTGGCTCTGGACCGCCACCCTCGCTGCGTCGGTACTGCTCGTGCTCGCGACCGGCTGGCTCCGGACCGCGACGGTCGCTGCGTTCGTCGCGGCACACCTCGGTATGGCGGTCACGATGCGGCTGGGGGCCTTTCCGTTCGTCATGGTCGCGGTCCTGCTCGTCTTCCTCCCGCCGCAGTTCTGGGACCGCGTCGACCGGTACGGTTCGACGGCCGGGCTCGGACAGCGTCTCGAGTCGTTCGTGACGGGTGCACGGATCGACCGGAAGAGAGAGTCCGCGAGCGAAGAGAACGCCGCGGCCGGTGCAGCATCGTCCGGAACGGTACTGTCACCGGGTCTTCGGCGCAGTGTCCGACTCGCTGCGTCTGTGCTCCTCGTCTGTGTTTTCGTCGCCATCGTGGGCTGGCAGGTCGCCGCAGCAGGGCTGGTCGATACGCCGGTTTCGGGAGACGATAGCACGCTGGGAAGTGCGAGCTGGGCCTTCTTCGCGCCGGATCCGCCGGATTCCTACAGCTGGTACGTCGTCGAAGCGACGGACGAGTCCGGGGAATCGACCGATCTCGTCACCGGCGGTCCGGTCACGTTCGACCGACCGCCCAACGCGATGGATCGATACCCGTCGACGCTCTGGAAGCGATACGGGACGAAAGCACAGGGCACGGGCGATCCCGTCCTCGAGTCGGCGGGCGCGTACTTCTGTGACCGCGCACCCGGTGGGATCGAGTCGGTGACCATCTACCGTGTCGAACAACCGGTCGACGCGGACGGTCCAGTCGGGAAGCCGATTCCGCACCAGCGAGTCTCACGCGCGTGCTGA
- a CDS encoding histidine kinase N-terminal 7TM domain-containing protein — protein MEFTPDLGLIVYFVATAVAAVLTGVVWRHREKSGATWLTVGLAGAAFWAGTLVVRTMARGDALAEFMARLLYVGVGPSVLGTFLFVLAYSGREHLITRKTVALLSIEPVVLILFAFVNPGNLFFKSFDYNSSAVAGITYETGIAFDVHVLYSYGLSLAGMAMIIELLYNSRALYRGQAGALLGATMLPVLLNAIHIFDIFGEIPFDTTPVGFILSGTMYAIAIVRYRLVDIVPIARDRVLDNVTDGVFVVDTQNRLIDINPVAREMLEDIDESPIGASLDSLLEGIPELRDEYHELTEHPVETDRELALFGGHYHIRATPIEDGRDRHAGWLLIVRDITERKRREAQLQRQNERLERFADLVSHDLRNPLNVADGYLDLAREDEDPEAYLDEIERSHERMETIIEDVLALAREGADVTDPVPVSLTDVAERAWNGVATGEATIEIDTDGSILADPNRTARVFENLFRNSIEHGTEPGDGADLEITVGTLGDAADGSVEGFFVADDGRGFPDEGTRVFEEGYTADDDGTGFGLSIVEEIATAHGWTVDATESEAGGARFEFTGVEPVRADRADA, from the coding sequence GTGGAATTCACTCCCGACCTCGGCCTGATCGTCTACTTCGTTGCGACGGCGGTCGCTGCCGTCCTCACCGGTGTCGTCTGGCGTCATCGGGAGAAAAGCGGAGCCACCTGGTTAACGGTAGGGTTGGCCGGCGCGGCGTTCTGGGCGGGAACGCTGGTCGTGCGTACCATGGCCAGGGGAGATGCACTGGCGGAGTTCATGGCCCGACTGCTCTACGTCGGTGTCGGACCCAGCGTCCTCGGGACGTTCCTCTTCGTTCTCGCCTACAGCGGGCGGGAACACCTCATTACGCGGAAGACGGTCGCGCTCCTCTCGATCGAGCCGGTGGTGCTCATCCTGTTCGCGTTCGTGAATCCCGGCAACCTGTTTTTCAAATCGTTCGATTACAATTCGAGCGCCGTCGCCGGCATTACATACGAAACTGGAATCGCGTTCGACGTCCACGTCCTCTACTCGTACGGCCTCTCTCTCGCCGGGATGGCGATGATCATCGAGTTACTGTACAACTCACGGGCGCTGTATCGCGGCCAGGCGGGAGCGTTACTCGGAGCCACAATGCTCCCGGTACTGTTGAACGCGATCCACATCTTCGACATTTTTGGCGAGATCCCGTTCGATACGACGCCCGTCGGGTTCATCCTCTCCGGCACGATGTACGCGATTGCGATCGTCCGCTACCGCCTGGTCGACATCGTTCCGATCGCTCGCGACCGCGTCCTGGACAACGTCACTGACGGCGTCTTCGTCGTCGACACGCAAAATCGGCTCATCGACATCAATCCCGTGGCCCGGGAGATGCTCGAGGATATCGACGAATCGCCGATCGGAGCGAGCCTCGACTCGCTGCTCGAGGGGATTCCCGAATTACGCGACGAGTACCACGAACTTACGGAACATCCCGTCGAGACCGACCGCGAACTGGCACTGTTTGGCGGCCACTATCACATCCGGGCAACGCCGATCGAGGACGGGCGCGACCGCCACGCCGGCTGGCTGCTCATCGTTCGCGACATTACCGAACGCAAACGTCGTGAAGCGCAGTTACAGCGCCAGAACGAACGCCTCGAGCGGTTCGCCGACCTCGTCTCTCACGACCTGCGCAATCCGTTGAACGTCGCGGACGGCTACCTCGACCTCGCTCGCGAGGACGAGGATCCCGAGGCGTATCTCGACGAGATCGAACGGTCCCACGAGCGGATGGAGACGATCATCGAGGACGTCCTCGCGCTCGCTCGTGAGGGGGCCGACGTTACCGACCCGGTGCCGGTCTCCCTCACTGACGTCGCGGAGCGGGCGTGGAACGGCGTCGCTACCGGGGAAGCAACGATCGAGATCGACACCGACGGTTCGATCCTCGCCGATCCGAATCGGACCGCGCGAGTGTTCGAGAACCTGTTCCGCAATTCGATCGAGCACGGGACGGAGCCCGGTGACGGGGCCGACCTCGAGATCACGGTTGGAACGCTCGGCGACGCAGCCGACGGATCGGTCGAGGGGTTTTTCGTCGCAGACGACGGGCGGGGCTTTCCCGACGAGGGAACCCGCGTCTTCGAGGAGGGATACACGGCCGACGACGACGGAACGGGATTCGGTCTGAGCATCGTCGAGGAGATCGCGACCGCGCACGGGTGGACGGTCGATGCCACCGAGAGCGAGGCCGGCGGGGCTCGGTTCGAGTTTACGGGCGTCGAGCCCGTCCGAGCGGATCGGGCCGACGCTTGA
- a CDS encoding HAD family hydrolase yields MGARTTYDAVIFDNDGVLTTPTDRDVLIDAMRDAFETVGVVDPSPDDVDTLLSPDVPSLRRVAADHGIDPDELWTARENAAIAAQLAELRTGRKRHYDDVTALESLSVPTAIVSNNQHETIGNVLEHCALAAFDVWYGREPTLEGIERKKPRPYYLERALADLGVENPLFVGDSRVDIAAADAAGIDAAFIRRDHRTGYELSAEPTHEIESLAALPEFV; encoded by the coding sequence ATGGGAGCTCGGACCACGTACGATGCAGTAATCTTCGACAACGACGGCGTGCTGACGACGCCGACTGATCGCGACGTGCTGATCGACGCCATGCGCGACGCGTTCGAGACCGTCGGCGTCGTGGATCCGTCTCCGGACGACGTCGATACGCTTCTCAGCCCCGACGTGCCGTCGCTCCGACGAGTCGCGGCCGACCACGGTATCGATCCCGACGAGCTCTGGACTGCCCGCGAAAACGCCGCGATCGCGGCCCAGCTCGCGGAGCTTCGGACCGGGCGGAAACGCCACTACGACGACGTCACGGCGCTCGAGTCGCTGTCGGTACCCACGGCGATCGTCAGTAACAACCAACACGAGACGATCGGCAACGTGCTCGAGCACTGCGCACTCGCGGCGTTCGACGTCTGGTACGGCCGCGAGCCGACGCTCGAGGGGATCGAGCGGAAGAAACCGAGGCCGTACTACCTCGAGCGGGCGCTCGCGGACCTCGGGGTCGAGAACCCGCTGTTCGTGGGCGATAGTCGGGTCGATATCGCCGCGGCCGACGCGGCCGGGATCGACGCGGCGTTCATCCGTCGCGATCACCGCACCGGCTACGAACTCTCCGCGGAGCCGACGCACGAAATCGAGTCGCTGGCGGCGCTTCCCGAGTTCGTCTGA
- a CDS encoding MutS-related protein, producing MRLEEYWGVGPKTRETLVDELGREQAIRAIESGDVRALADAGLARGRATRILRRATGGAGMDILATSDARSAYKELLDLAVEHTVTQRAADRIRVLTPLDSREEMTARLDDVLAARDAWADLADDDRTAVLEAYERYDERDGSEHAAVEAALALLAAGVDSGPFAAIADLERDRLEDAADALAALDDGRVRDGADEELDRLRDALGAVEDMDANVLALIEDLRSEGVRDVEGFRQSFEDRLLTETGVTIDRVRDAMPTDATDATDFVGGTLRTLRSDLTEAVDERERAVASEFEETLAEARDAVDRAVSAVDDIALHLSLARFALEYDCTRPVFLDGEDAAVSVVNARNLTLAAHDDESVQPVTYALGEHGVTSVPAGVNAVPGQERVAVLTGANSGGKTTLLETVCQVVLLATMGLPVPADRAEVTPVDSLVFHRRHASFNAGVLESTLRSIVPPLSSGGRTLMLVDEFEAITEPGSAADLLHGLVTLSVDREALGVFVTHLADDLEPLPPEARVDGIFAEGLNPDLELLVDYQPRFGTVGRSTPEFIVSRLVANAGDRGERDGFETLAEAVGNEVVQRTLADARWTADE from the coding sequence ATGCGACTCGAGGAGTACTGGGGGGTCGGCCCGAAGACGCGGGAGACGTTGGTCGACGAACTCGGAAGAGAGCAGGCGATTCGGGCGATCGAGAGCGGCGACGTGCGGGCGCTGGCCGACGCCGGGCTCGCCCGCGGTCGGGCGACGCGAATCCTCCGCCGAGCGACCGGCGGCGCGGGGATGGATATTCTCGCGACCAGTGACGCCCGGTCGGCGTACAAGGAGCTGCTCGATCTCGCGGTCGAACACACCGTCACGCAGCGCGCAGCCGATCGAATTCGAGTTCTCACGCCACTCGACAGCCGCGAGGAAATGACCGCTCGCCTCGACGACGTACTCGCGGCCCGAGACGCCTGGGCCGACCTCGCGGACGACGACCGAACCGCCGTGCTCGAGGCCTACGAGCGCTACGACGAGCGCGACGGCAGCGAGCACGCGGCCGTCGAGGCCGCGCTCGCACTGCTCGCGGCCGGCGTCGACTCCGGCCCGTTCGCCGCGATCGCGGACCTCGAGCGGGACCGGCTCGAGGACGCGGCCGACGCGCTGGCGGCGCTCGACGACGGACGGGTGCGAGACGGTGCGGACGAGGAACTCGACCGCCTCCGAGACGCGCTGGGCGCCGTCGAGGACATGGACGCGAACGTGCTCGCGCTGATCGAGGACCTCCGTTCGGAGGGCGTCCGCGACGTCGAGGGATTTCGGCAGTCCTTCGAGGACCGCCTGCTGACCGAGACGGGCGTGACGATCGATCGGGTTCGGGACGCGATGCCGACCGACGCGACGGACGCGACCGACTTCGTCGGCGGAACCCTCCGGACGCTCCGGAGCGACCTCACCGAAGCGGTCGACGAACGCGAGCGAGCCGTTGCGAGCGAGTTCGAGGAAACGCTCGCGGAGGCACGCGACGCCGTCGACCGAGCCGTCAGCGCGGTCGACGACATCGCCCTGCACCTCTCGCTGGCTCGTTTCGCGCTCGAGTACGACTGTACACGGCCCGTCTTCCTAGACGGGGAGGACGCTGCAGTGTCCGTCGTCAACGCGCGGAATCTCACGCTCGCAGCGCACGACGACGAATCCGTTCAACCGGTCACCTACGCGCTCGGCGAGCACGGCGTGACGAGCGTTCCCGCTGGAGTAAACGCGGTCCCCGGTCAGGAACGCGTCGCCGTCCTGACGGGCGCGAACAGCGGCGGGAAGACGACGTTGCTCGAGACCGTATGCCAGGTCGTCCTGCTGGCCACCATGGGGCTCCCGGTTCCCGCCGACCGGGCCGAGGTCACGCCCGTCGACTCGCTGGTCTTCCACCGCCGGCACGCGAGTTTCAACGCGGGCGTCCTCGAGTCGACCCTTCGATCGATCGTGCCGCCGCTCTCGTCGGGCGGGCGCACGCTAATGTTGGTCGACGAGTTCGAGGCGATCACCGAGCCAGGAAGCGCGGCGGACCTGTTACACGGCCTCGTGACGCTCTCCGTCGACCGCGAGGCCCTCGGCGTGTTCGTCACGCACCTCGCGGACGACCTCGAGCCGCTCCCGCCCGAGGCGCGGGTCGACGGCATCTTCGCGGAGGGGCTGAATCCCGACCTCGAGTTGCTCGTCGACTACCAGCCGCGGTTCGGTACCGTGGGACGGTCGACGCCGGAGTTCATCGTGTCCCGACTCGTCGCCAACGCCGGCGACCGGGGCGAGCGGGACGGGTTCGAGACGTTGGCGGAAGCGGTCGGCAACGAGGTCGTCCAGCGGACGCTCGCGGACGCCCGCTGGACGGCCGACGAGTGA